The sequence below is a genomic window from Microbacterium sp. cx-55.
AGTCCTTCGAGTTCGGCATGTCGTAGGGGTGGTACTCGTAGACGACGTTCGTCCAGCCGTAGGTCGACGGCGCCGCGATCGCGCCCAGGCCGAAGAAGGCACCGAGGAAGATCGTGTGGTCGGGGTCGATCGCCCGCACGGCGTCGTAGAGGCGGTCGTAGTAGTCGCTCTTCTGCGCGACGTCGTCCGCATCCTCGCCGTAGTCGATGAGCGGTTCGTTGATCAGGTCGTACCCGGCGACGCCCGGGTTGCCCTCGTACCGGGTGGCGATGGCCTCCCAGATGTCCTCGGTCCAGTTCTGGTAGGTGGCGCTGCCCCAGAACCCGTTCGGGTTCGGACCGATGCGGCCGCAGCTGCCCCAGGGGCATCCGCCTCCGGGTACGGTGTGCAGGTCGACGAGGACGTACATGCCCCGCGCCGAGGCTTCGCTGATGATCCAGTCGATCTTCTCCCAAGGGTCGGCTTTCCAGCTGCCGTCCACGTTCAGGAATGTGTTCCATCCGATCGGTACCCGGATGAAGTTCATCCCGGTTGCGGCGATGTTGTCCAGGTCGGCGGCGGTCAGCCATGTGTCCTGGTGCGCGTCGATCACGGACTGCGCCCCCGATGCTCCGAACCGCGATGTGAGCGTCGTGTTGAGGGAGTAATCGTCGTTGTAGAGGCCGGCCGTCAACTCGCCGATCGACCACCACTGCGCTGCGGTGCCCGTCTGCACGAGCCGGAAGTACCGCGCCGACTGAGCCGGGAAGTGGATCGTCGTCGCCTTCCTCGTGCCGGCGCCGGTAGCGACGGTCGTCCAGGCCGTGCCATTCTTCGAGAGCTGCAGGCTGTATCCGCGCGGGTAGTCCTGCTCGTCAGTCGAGTTCTTAGCGGTGTCCGTCGTCACGTTGTTGAGAGTGATCAGCGCGCCCATGTCGACCGTAAGGGTCTGGCCGTTGGCCTGCGCAGCTCCCGTCGTCCACCGGCTCGAGACAGAATTGTCGATGATGTTCGCCGGGCCGGATCCTGTCGTTGCAGTCACGGCCCATCCGCCGCGGTCGAGGTTGCCGCCGGAGGTGATCGCGATCTCCGCAATCGACCACCACTGCGAAGACGTGCCGTTGGAGGCTATCCGCAGGTACCGCCCGCCCTTGGCGCCCTGGAAGTCCGCCTGGATGACCCGGTTCGTGCCGTAGCCGCTGGCGACGTGTGTGAAGTTGGCGTTGTCGTAGGAGGTGTAAACATCCCACACGCGGGGGTAGTCGCCCGCAGTCGCTGCACCCGAGTCGAACAGGACTTTGTCCATGTCTACGTTCCGGCCGAGATCGATGGTGTAGCTCTGGCCGGGGACCTGGGGCACTCCGCTCTGCCACACCGTGCCGATGTTGCCGTCGATAGCACTGCCCGGACTCGTGCCGGGGGCAGAGCTCGACGCCGTCGCCGTATGCGTCCCGTTGAACAGCACAGGATCGTTGAACAGGTTGATCTCCCCGACCGACCAGAGCGCCGCCGCTGTACCGGTCTGAGACACCCGTACGTAACGCGCCACCTGCGGGGTGAACTGCGCCGTGGTCACACCGTCAGTTCCGGGCCGTGTCGCCACGCTCTTCCAGGTGACGCCATCCGACGACGTCTCGACATTGAGCGAGCGCGGATATTGGCCGGCGTTGTTGCTGTTGTCGATCGACAGTCGGTTGAAGAGGGTAGCCGCGGAGAGGTCGAGACGGATCCACTCGGAACCGGCCTGATTGGCACCCGTTGTCCATCGCGTCGCGGCTGACCCGTCCACGGCGTTAGCGGGACTGCCTCCAGAGCCGGTCAGCGTCCAGCCGCTTCGGTCGACAGCAAACTCTCCCAGCGGTGACATCCAGTCTTCCTGGGTGAGCCAGCCACCGACGTTGGTGCCACGGAGATTCACGGTGGCGCCCGTGCCGGACTCGGTCTTTAGTACGTTTCCGCTCGCTTTGATGAAATCGGCGCCGGTCAGCGCCGCCGCGTGCGCGGGCGCCGGAGCAGCGATAACGGGCGAGAGCATTGCCGCCAGCGCGACCACCGCCACAACCATCGTCTTCTTCATGATCCTCCTTGATCACCTGTCGATCGGGAGCCGAACAGTGCCCGTGAACACATCGTGGCGTAGCACTCGCAACTTTGTCTATAGCTTGCAATAAGTAATAGCAAAAGTAATCCGCCACCAACCGCCAACGACGAGAAAGAGCGCGCCGCCGCGCACGCTGGGCGCCGCGATCGCCGCTGAAGACACGTCGCGCACATCCGGTCCCTGATCCCGGCGGCCGCATCCGGGGCCTGACGCTCAGGCGGGAAGGATCACCCGCACCTGCTCGGTGATCTGCGCGATGATCTCCTCCACGGAGCGGTCGACGTTGATCGTGGCCGCCACCGTGACGAACATGACCGCGGAGACGACGTGCGCGAACGTGCGTGCGGACTCCGCGGTCATGTTCGTGTGCCGCGAGAGCACCTCGGCGACGACTTCTTCGGTCTGGAGCGTGAGGTTCAGTGCGTCGCGGTGGTTCGGCTCTTCCGGGTCGCCGAACACGACCTCGCGAAGGTAGGTGCGGCCGTTGTCGACCTGCTTGCGCGCGCACTCGACGACGGGCCGGACGGTCGCGATGACTCCCTCGAGGGCGCCGGTCGCCTTCTCTGCCTGTGCACGACCCTCCGCGAGAGCCGCTTCGTAGAGCGAATTCTGCACGAGCAGCAGAAGTTCGGCCTTCGTCTTCGCGTAGAGGAAGAGGGTGCCGGTGCCGATGTCGGCGCGATCGGCGACCTGCTGCGTCGTGACCTCGTCGACGCCACGCTCCTCGAAGAGCTCGCCGGCGGCTGCCATGATCCGCTCGAGCTTGTCGAGCTTGTTGCGCTCGCGCCGTCCGAGCGGGCGACTGTCGACTGTCATTCGTGGTCCTTCGGGAAGAAAACGTGATTAGGCTCAGTTACGAGCTTAGTCACTGTCGCGCGGGCTCGGATCGTGGACCTCCACATCCTCCCACGCGACCAACGAGCCCCGCTCGGGCGGCGACTCGGCTCATCCACACAGGTAAGGAACCCCATGACCTCATCCACGCTCTGGCAGCCGTTCACACTCGGACGAGTCGAGCTGCCGCACCGTCTCGCGCTCGCTCCGATGACCCGCAACCGCGCGGAAGCCGACGGAACCCCCGGTCCGATGGTCGCGGAGTACTACGGGCAGCGCGCGTCGCTCGGCCTCATCATCAGCGAGGGAACACAGCCGTCCGAGGACGGACAGGGATACCTGAACACCCCCGGCATCTACACGGACGCGCACATCGCCGGATGGCGCGGAGTCGCGGATGCGGTGCACGCGGGTGGTGGATCGCTGTTCATCCAGCTCATGCACGTCGGGCGCACCTCGCACCCCGACAACACGCCGCATCACCGCCAGCCGATCGCGCCGTCCGCGATCGCGCCGGGACAGGAGATGTTCACCGCCAACGGTCCGCTGCCGATCCCGACTCCCCGGGAGATGACGTCCGCCGACATCGCGTCGGTCATCGCCGAGTTCCGGCACGCTGCCGCGTCGGCCATCGCCGCCGGCGCGGACGGTGTCGAGATCCACGGCGCCAACGGGTACCTGCTGCACCAGTTCCTCTCCCCGAACGCCAACCACCGCACCGACGCATACGGCGGGTCGGTCGAGAACCGTTCGCGCTTCGTGATCGAGGTCGCTCAGGCCGTCGCGGACGAGATCGGCAGCGACCTGGTCGGCATCCGCCTCTCTCCGGCCATGCCGCTCGGCGGCATCGACGAGGGCGACGCCGAGAGTGTTCGTGCGCAGTACCGTCAGCTCGTCGGTGCGCTCGCGCCGCTGAACCTCGCGTACCTGCACGTGCACCACGTGGGCGACGACGAACTGCTGCGCTCGCTGCGCGAGATCTGGCCGACCGCCGTTGTCGTCGTGCGTTACGGGCGCACCCGCGAGCAGATCGCCGACGACATCGACGCCGGCCTCGCCGACATCGCTCCGCTCGGACGTTTCGCCATCGCGAACCCCGACGTCGTCGAGCGCCTCCGCACCGACGCCCCGTTCACCGAGCTGGACCCCGCGACGCTGTACGCCGGCGGCGCCACCGGCTACACGGACTACCCGACGCTCACCGCATCCTGACACCCCGCATGCTCCGGCCCGCTCGGGCCGGAGCACGCCCCCTCATCCCCACCGAACAGAAAGCCTTCACCCCATGCCTTCACTCAACGGAGCTGTCGTCCTCGTCACCGGTGCGAACGGCGGTATCGGCACGCACTTCGTCCGCGACGCCCTCGCACGCGGGGCCGCCAAGGTCTACGCATCCGCCCGCACGCCCCGCGACTGGGACGACGAGCGCATCGTGCCCCTCACCCTCGATGTGACCGACGGCGCGTCGATCGCCGCGGCCGTCGCGGCCGCGCCCGACGTCACCGTTCTCATCAACAACGCCGGCGCCTCGACCCCGACCCCCGGGATCCTGTCGCACAGCGACGAGGAGATCCGTGCGAACGTCGAGACGAACTTCCTCGGACCGCTCTTCCTCGCCCGTGCGTTCGCTCCGATCCTGTCGGCGAACGCGCCCTCCGCGATCATCGACATCCACTCGGGACTGTCCTGGTACGCGGTCGCCGGCATCTACAGCGCAACCAAGGCCGCGCTGTGGTCGGCCACGAACTCGCTGCGCATCGAGCTCGCACCGGCGGGCGTCCATGTCGTCGGCGTGCACGTGGGCTACGTCGACACTGCGATGACCGCGAACGTCACCGACCCGAAGCTCGACCCCGCCGTCCTGGTCGCGAAAGTCTTGGACGCTACCGAGGCCGACGAGTACGAGGTGCTGGCCGACGAGACGTCGGTGCAGCTCAAGGCCGCGCTGAGCGCCCCCCTCGAGGCGCTCTACCCGCAGCTCGCCAAGTAACGCACCCACACAGCGACGCCCCGGGCCGATCGGTCCGGGGCGTCGCTGTGTGTCAGGGGATCACGGGTGGGTGACCACGGCTTTCCCGCGGATGCTGCCGCCCGCCAGGGACTCGACGCCCGTCACGGTGTCATCGAACGAGAAGACCCGACCGACGATCGGGCGGATCGCGCCGCTCTCGATGAGCGCCGTGATCTCGCGGAGCTGGTCGCCGCTCGCGTGCATCAGGAGGAAGCGGTAGCTCACGCCGAGCTTCTTCGCCTGCGCACGCACCTTGCGGCTGAGCGCCGTCACGGCGAGCCGAAGCACCGGGTTGAGCCCGGCGGCAGCGGCGAAGTCGGACGTCGGCGGACCCGAGATGCCGATGGCGAGGCCCCCGCGCCGCAGCACCCGGAGGGAGCGCTCGAGGTTCTCGCCACCGAGACTGTCGAGCACGAGGTCGTACCCGCTGAGGCGCTTTTCGAAGTCCTCGCTGCGGTAGTCGATCACGTGGTCCGCACCGAGCTCGCGGACGAAGTCGGCGTTGCGTGCGCTGGCAGTGGTTGCCACCTCGGCGCCCAGGTGCTTAGCGAGCTGGATCGCGATCGATCCGACGCCGCCGGCTCCGGCGTGGATGAGCACCTTCTGACCGGGCTGGACGTCACCGATCTCGACGAGCGCCTGCCACGCGGTCAGCGCGACGAGAGGCAGCGATCCGGCTTCCTCCATCGTGAGGGATGCGGGGCGCAGAGCCGCATCGTCTTCGTGGACGGCGATACGCTCCGCGAACGTTCCGATCCGGAAGTCGCGGGGGCGGGCATACACCTCGTCACCGGGCCGGAACCCTCGCACTCGGGCACCGACGCGGATGACGGTCCCCGCGACATCGTGGCCGAGCGTGAGGGGCAGTCGGTACGGCAGGATCTGCCGGAACTCACCGGCGCGGATCTTCTCGTCGAGCTGATTGAGGCCCGCCGCCTGCACGCGCACGAGGATGTCGTGGTCACCCACGGTCGGTTCGGGCATATCCGCTTCGTGCACGGCGGTCTTGTACTTCGAGACGACGAACGCTCTCATGGCTGGTGGTTCCTTCGGTTCTGGTGTGGATGGGGAGGTCGAGGCGCGAGCCGGCTCAGCGGCGCAAGAAGTCGCGCGCTCGGACGACGACGTCGAGGGCGTTCTGGGAGACGACGCCGTGGCCCGAGTCGTCGAACACCGCGAGATCCGCGTCCGGGAAGATCCGCCTCAGGGCGGACGCATTCGCGATCGGCACGACCCGATCGTTCTGACCGTGCAGCAGGAGCACCGGGCCCGCGAAGGGCGAGGTCGTGACGAGCGGGCGAAGACCCCACCGGTGCACGGCGGAGATCTGAGTGCGAAGAACCGTCGGGCTGACCGCGGCATCCCGATCGCCGGCGCGCTCCGTGAGGCGGGCGAGGTACGCCCGGGCCGCCTTCTTCCCGCCCGCCGTGCGGGTGAAGAAAAGGTAGGTGCGCGGGTTGGTGAAAGTGATCGCACCGCGGACGATTCCGCCGACCATGACCCCCGTCATCTTCGCGAGGTGCGGGCCACCGGCGGGGCCGCTACTGGAGAGGATGAGCCTCTCCACGAGCTCCGGCGCTTGCGCGACGACTTCCTGCGCGACCATCCCGCCCATCGACATGCCGAAAAGGTCGATCCGGTGCAGGCCGAGTGCGGCGAGCGCCGAGATCACATCGCCCGCCATCTCCTCGATGGATCCGCGCACCTGCCCACCCGACCGACCGACGCCGCGGTAGCCGAGGAGCACAACCCGGCGGTCACCCGCGAGGCCGTCGAGAACGCGCGGATCGCCGTCGTCGAGATTCGCGGCGAGGTGGTTCAGCACGACGAGAGGGAGCCCGTCCGCGGTGCCGAATTCGCGGTAGACGATATCGACTCCGTCGACCGTCACGGTCCGCGTGGCGGCATCGCGGAACCGGATGGTGCCTTCGAGCGTCATGGTCAGCCTTTCGCTAAGTTTTCCGAGCTACCTCAATCATGAGCGCACTCATATATTTTGTCAAGAGCCACCGTGGCCTCTCGAGGCGTTCGCCGCGCTTCAGCCGCGGTTCAGGCTGCGCCCGCCACACTGAGAAGGATGCGAATTCTGGTGGTGGACGACGAGGTGCGCCTCGCGGATGGCGTACGCCGAGGCCTCGAGGCCGAGGGCTTCGCGGTCGACGTCGCGAACAACGGTGTCGACGGACTCTGGCGGGCGCGCGAGACCCGGTACGACGCGATCGTGCTCGACCTGATGATGCCCGGCATGAGCGGATGGAAGGTCTGCGCCGCCCTCCGCAGCGAAGAGAACTGGACACCCGTCCTGATGCTCACCGCCAAGGATGGCGAGTGGGACCAGGTCGAGGCCCTTGAGACCGGCGCCGACGACTTCGTCACCAAGCCGTTCTCGTTCGTCGTGCTCGTCGCACGACTTCGCGCACTGATCCGCCGCGGCGGTGTCGCGCGGCCGGTCGTGCTCGAAGCGGGCGACCTGCGCGTCGACCCGGGCGCCCGACGGGTGTGGCGTGGTGAGACGCCGATCGAGCTGACCGCGCGCGAGTTCGCGGTGCTTGAGCACCTCATCCGCCACCGCGGTCACGTGCTTTCCAAGCGAGATGTCCTCGATGGCGTGTGGGACGACGATTTCGACGGCGACCCGAACATCGTCGAGGTGTATGTCGGTCACTTGCGACGAAAGGTCGACCGCCCGTTCGGTCGCGAGGCGATCGAGACTGTGCGCGGTGCCGGATACCGACTGGCGGCAGACGGTGGCTAGGCTCCGCTCGGTGCGCGCCCGGGCGACGCTCGGCGCGACGCTCGTGGTGGCGGCGGTCATGATCGTCGGCGCCCTCGGCTTCTCCCACCTGTTGAGCACGAGCATGCGGGATGCCGTCGAGCGCGCGGGAGAAGTGCGCGCGGAAGAGCTCGCGGCGCGGATCGAGGCCGAGGGCCCCTCGGCCGTCTCCACCCGCGAAGACGAAGTCGTGCAGCTTCTCTCCCCGGACGGCGACATCATCGCGGCCAGTGAGGACGCGGCGGGGCTCGGCGCCGCATCCGCCGATGAATCGCGCGTCGTCACGATCGATGACGAGCCCGTTCTGCTGGTGAGCGAAGAGCTCGACGACGACCGCATCCTTGTCGTCGGCGTCTCGATGGAAGACGACGTGGAGACCCTCGGTACCGCGGCGGCGCTGCTGACGGTCGCCGTGCCCGCGGTGATCCTGCTGGTCGCGGGAACCACGTGGGTCGTCGTGGGTCGCGCGCTCCGCCCGGTCGCGCGCATCCGGGAGAAGGTCGACGTGATCTCGGCGGATCGGCTGAGTGAACGCGTGCCCGTGCCGAGCTCGGGCGACGAGATCGCCGCCCTGGCGACGACGATGAACGGGATGCTCGACCGCCTCGACGACGCCGCGCGAGCGCAGCGCCGATTCGTCTCCGACGCGTCGCACGAATTGCGTTCTCCCCTGGCGACCATCCGTCAGTACGCCGAGCTCGCCGACGCGCACCCGGAGACGACGAGCGTGACCGAACTGGCGCAGGTCGTGCGCGAAGAGGGCCTGCGCCTGCAGGGCCTGGTCGACGCGCTGCTGCTGCTCGCGCGGCTCGACGAGGGCGACGACGGCCGCCGGGAATCCGTCGACCTCGACGACGTCGCGCTGGCGGAGGCCGCACGGTTGCGGGGGATCGGGATGGATGTCGACAGCTCGGGCATCGGCCCGGCGCGGGTGTCTGCGGATCCTCGCTTGATCGGCCAGCTCGCACGCAACCTCGTCGACAATGCCGCGCGTCACGCCCGCGAGCGCATCGCGGTGAGCGTGACGCAGCGCGGGAACGTCGCGGTGCTCGTCGTGGAGGACGACGGGGAGGGGATCGCCCCCGAGGAGCGCGACCGCGTGTTCGAGCGGTTCGTGCGTCTCGACGATGCGCGGGCGCGGGATGCGGGGGGCAGCGGCCTCGGGCTCTCAATCGTGCGCGGCGTCGCGGAGGCCGCACACGGCTCGGTGACCGTCGACGACTCGCGCTGGGCCGGAGCGCGGTTCACGGTGACCCTTCCCGCCGCTTCCTGAAGGACCCTTCAGGAGACTTCAGGTGCGCTTCAGCACCCCGGCGGCACCATCGGGTCATGACCGATTCGCGTAACAACACTCCGACCAGCCCGTCCGACTCCCCCGCCGTCGTCCCCGACGACACGTCGCCCGCATCCACCCGCTCCCGCGGTCGCCGCGGCCTGTGGATCGGCGGCGGCGCGGTTCTCGCCGGCCTCGTGCTCGTCGGCGGCGGTGCCGCGATCGGGGCGGCCATCGCCGACGACCACGACGACGACGATCGCGACAGCTCGGCCGTCGCGGCCCGAGACGGGCAGACCGGCGCCGTCTCCGCCGCGAACGTGGGCACCGCATCCGCGGCCGACCTCATCCGCGTCGTCGAGAGCGCCTCGACCCTCGCGGAGGGCGACGCGATCGCGATCGACGCCGAGCGCGACGGCGCCTGGGACGTCACCTTCGTGACCGCCTCGGGTGACGAGTCCGAGGTTCGGGTGCCCGCATCCGGTGCCCCCTCCGTCCTCTCGACCGAGATCGCCGACGCCGACGACACCCGCCCCGCGGGCGCGCTCGACAACGCGACGATCGAGTCGATCGTCGCCGCGGCCCTCGCCGACACGGACGGCACGGTCACCCAGATCGAGATCGACGACGACGGTCGTGGCACCTACGACGTGGTCGTGCAGGTCGCCGACGGTCGCACGGTCGACATCGAGCTCGACGCCGACCTGACGGTCACGTCGTCGCGCATCGACGACTGACCCGCGGCGCCGCCCTGCGGTCTGCGTGTCGGTGCCCGTGTGTAGCATCGCACGCACATCCGGGTCGTCGTGTGCCGGCCGGGGGAAGGACTCGGACATGGACGGCGATGCGCTGCAGCAGCGCGCCCGGAACCGGGTGAACGAGCTTCCCGGTGCTGACCTCGAGCACCCGTTCGGCCCGGAGTGGGAGGTCTTCAAGGTGCGAAACAAGGTGTTCCTGCTCATGACAGAGCGGAACGGCGCGCCGGTCGTGACCGTCAAGGTCGACCCGGAAGACGGCAAGGCGCTGTGTGAGCAGTACGCGGGCATCACGCCCGGCTACCACATGAACAAGCGACACTGGATCACCGTGTATCCCGACGGAGGCGTGCCGGCGTCTCTCCTGGAAGATCTCGTGACGGAGTCCTACCTACTCGTCGTCGGCAGGCTTCCGCGCGCGAAGCGGCCGGTCGATCCCGCCCTGTTCGGTGACCACCGCTCCCAAGACGTCCCGCCTGAGCGCACCGTCGACGGCGCCGGAGAGAGCTCGTCGTGAACGGGCAACCTTCGCTGTTCGACCCACTGGGCGCAGCTTCGCGAGGGCGGACCCGGCCTCGAGAAGCACGAGCCGGATGGCGACGACACGGCGTGATGCGCGTGAGCGGCGGGCGGTGACAGCCGGTCGCAGCTCACCGATTGCCTACACTTCCGAGGTGACCAGTCTCGAGGTGCGCCGGCCCTTTTCGGCGCGTGCCGCCCGCCCGTGGGCGAACGGTGCGGGAACGACCACGGAGCTCGTGGATTTCGGCGAGAGCGCCTTCCTCACACCCGAATCATCCCGCTGGCGGCTCAGCGTCGCCCGGCTGGATCGCGAGGCACCGTTTTCGCGATTGCCTGGTCACCGACGGATGTTCGTCCCGATCGGCGGGGACGTGGTCCTCGACATCGACGGACGCGCCCAGGAGGCACCGGAGGGGATGGTGG
It includes:
- a CDS encoding discoidin domain-containing protein; the protein is MKKTMVVAVVALAAMLSPVIAAPAPAHAAALTGADFIKASGNVLKTESGTGATVNLRGTNVGGWLTQEDWMSPLGEFAVDRSGWTLTGSGGSPANAVDGSAATRWTTGANQAGSEWIRLDLSAATLFNRLSIDNSNNAGQYPRSLNVETSSDGVTWKSVATRPGTDGVTTAQFTPQVARYVRVSQTGTAAALWSVGEINLFNDPVLFNGTHTATASSSAPGTSPGSAIDGNIGTVWQSGVPQVPGQSYTIDLGRNVDMDKVLFDSGAATAGDYPRVWDVYTSYDNANFTHVASGYGTNRVIQADFQGAKGGRYLRIASNGTSSQWWSIAEIAITSGGNLDRGGWAVTATTGSGPANIIDNSVSSRWTTGAAQANGQTLTVDMGALITLNNVTTDTAKNSTDEQDYPRGYSLQLSKNGTAWTTVATGAGTRKATTIHFPAQSARYFRLVQTGTAAQWWSIGELTAGLYNDDYSLNTTLTSRFGASGAQSVIDAHQDTWLTAADLDNIAATGMNFIRVPIGWNTFLNVDGSWKADPWEKIDWIISEASARGMYVLVDLHTVPGGGCPWGSCGRIGPNPNGFWGSATYQNWTEDIWEAIATRYEGNPGVAGYDLINEPLIDYGEDADDVAQKSDYYDRLYDAVRAIDPDHTIFLGAFFGLGAIAAPSTYGWTNVVYEYHPYDMPNSKDWTAQNQLVTNELAGLPAKLADPGIPILYGEYSLYYNDDVWSRFMAGLNASHVSWSAWTYKVKGSANDGFAYWGMYYNNPRPVPIINSDNAATFISKVSQFGTANFTKNDRFVATLTKYAAGATSFAPTAVSHSGWTATASSTAPGTSTAGGIDGVGSGAWSSGAAMAGGEWYRIDMGANRTVAMVTVQTPSGSTWDYPRGFTVETSTDGTTWSMAATGIAYGWKRPISISPTTARYIRITQTGAAPQWWTIDEVSVYSSY
- a CDS encoding TetR/AcrR family transcriptional regulator, whose amino-acid sequence is MTVDSRPLGRRERNKLDKLERIMAAAGELFEERGVDEVTTQQVADRADIGTGTLFLYAKTKAELLLLVQNSLYEAALAEGRAQAEKATGALEGVIATVRPVVECARKQVDNGRTYLREVVFGDPEEPNHRDALNLTLQTEEVVAEVLSRHTNMTAESARTFAHVVSAVMFVTVAATINVDRSVEEIIAQITEQVRVILPA
- a CDS encoding alkene reductase, whose protein sequence is MTSSTLWQPFTLGRVELPHRLALAPMTRNRAEADGTPGPMVAEYYGQRASLGLIISEGTQPSEDGQGYLNTPGIYTDAHIAGWRGVADAVHAGGGSLFIQLMHVGRTSHPDNTPHHRQPIAPSAIAPGQEMFTANGPLPIPTPREMTSADIASVIAEFRHAAASAIAAGADGVEIHGANGYLLHQFLSPNANHRTDAYGGSVENRSRFVIEVAQAVADEIGSDLVGIRLSPAMPLGGIDEGDAESVRAQYRQLVGALAPLNLAYLHVHHVGDDELLRSLREIWPTAVVVVRYGRTREQIADDIDAGLADIAPLGRFAIANPDVVERLRTDAPFTELDPATLYAGGATGYTDYPTLTAS
- a CDS encoding SDR family oxidoreductase, coding for MPSLNGAVVLVTGANGGIGTHFVRDALARGAAKVYASARTPRDWDDERIVPLTLDVTDGASIAAAVAAAPDVTVLINNAGASTPTPGILSHSDEEIRANVETNFLGPLFLARAFAPILSANAPSAIIDIHSGLSWYAVAGIYSATKAALWSATNSLRIELAPAGVHVVGVHVGYVDTAMTANVTDPKLDPAVLVAKVLDATEADEYEVLADETSVQLKAALSAPLEALYPQLAK
- a CDS encoding NADP-dependent oxidoreductase, which encodes MRAFVVSKYKTAVHEADMPEPTVGDHDILVRVQAAGLNQLDEKIRAGEFRQILPYRLPLTLGHDVAGTVIRVGARVRGFRPGDEVYARPRDFRIGTFAERIAVHEDDAALRPASLTMEEAGSLPLVALTAWQALVEIGDVQPGQKVLIHAGAGGVGSIAIQLAKHLGAEVATTASARNADFVRELGADHVIDYRSEDFEKRLSGYDLVLDSLGGENLERSLRVLRRGGLAIGISGPPTSDFAAAAGLNPVLRLAVTALSRKVRAQAKKLGVSYRFLLMHASGDQLREITALIESGAIRPIVGRVFSFDDTVTGVESLAGGSIRGKAVVTHP
- a CDS encoding alpha/beta fold hydrolase, whose amino-acid sequence is MTLEGTIRFRDAATRTVTVDGVDIVYREFGTADGLPLVVLNHLAANLDDGDPRVLDGLAGDRRVVLLGYRGVGRSGGQVRGSIEEMAGDVISALAALGLHRIDLFGMSMGGMVAQEVVAQAPELVERLILSSSGPAGGPHLAKMTGVMVGGIVRGAITFTNPRTYLFFTRTAGGKKAARAYLARLTERAGDRDAAVSPTVLRTQISAVHRWGLRPLVTTSPFAGPVLLLHGQNDRVVPIANASALRRIFPDADLAVFDDSGHGVVSQNALDVVVRARDFLRR
- a CDS encoding response regulator transcription factor, producing the protein MRILVVDDEVRLADGVRRGLEAEGFAVDVANNGVDGLWRARETRYDAIVLDLMMPGMSGWKVCAALRSEENWTPVLMLTAKDGEWDQVEALETGADDFVTKPFSFVVLVARLRALIRRGGVARPVVLEAGDLRVDPGARRVWRGETPIELTAREFAVLEHLIRHRGHVLSKRDVLDGVWDDDFDGDPNIVEVYVGHLRRKVDRPFGREAIETVRGAGYRLAADGG
- a CDS encoding sensor histidine kinase, producing MPDTDWRQTVARLRSVRARATLGATLVVAAVMIVGALGFSHLLSTSMRDAVERAGEVRAEELAARIEAEGPSAVSTREDEVVQLLSPDGDIIAASEDAAGLGAASADESRVVTIDDEPVLLVSEELDDDRILVVGVSMEDDVETLGTAAALLTVAVPAVILLVAGTTWVVVGRALRPVARIREKVDVISADRLSERVPVPSSGDEIAALATTMNGMLDRLDDAARAQRRFVSDASHELRSPLATIRQYAELADAHPETTSVTELAQVVREEGLRLQGLVDALLLLARLDEGDDGRRESVDLDDVALAEAARLRGIGMDVDSSGIGPARVSADPRLIGQLARNLVDNAARHARERIAVSVTQRGNVAVLVVEDDGEGIAPEERDRVFERFVRLDDARARDAGGSGLGLSIVRGVAEAAHGSVTVDDSRWAGARFTVTLPAAS
- a CDS encoding PepSY domain-containing protein — its product is MTDSRNNTPTSPSDSPAVVPDDTSPASTRSRGRRGLWIGGGAVLAGLVLVGGGAAIGAAIADDHDDDDRDSSAVAARDGQTGAVSAANVGTASAADLIRVVESASTLAEGDAIAIDAERDGAWDVTFVTASGDESEVRVPASGAPSVLSTEIADADDTRPAGALDNATIESIVAAALADTDGTVTQIEIDDDGRGTYDVVVQVADGRTVDIELDADLTVTSSRIDD
- a CDS encoding MmcQ/YjbR family DNA-binding protein, with product MDGDALQQRARNRVNELPGADLEHPFGPEWEVFKVRNKVFLLMTERNGAPVVTVKVDPEDGKALCEQYAGITPGYHMNKRHWITVYPDGGVPASLLEDLVTESYLLVVGRLPRAKRPVDPALFGDHRSQDVPPERTVDGAGESSS
- a CDS encoding HutD family protein, which gives rise to MATTRRDARERRAVTAGRSSPIAYTSEVTSLEVRRPFSARAARPWANGAGTTTELVDFGESAFLTPESSRWRLSVARLDREAPFSRLPGHRRMFVPIGGDVVLDIDGRAQEAPEGMVVEFDGGSEVTMSWLSSPCHAVNLMVDGFSARSPSLSSATTELAIDDGVVVVVALSAGPEFGMFDLLTPSHHDEGHEMPRRASVVTFVH